In Ascaphus truei isolate aAscTru1 chromosome 2, aAscTru1.hap1, whole genome shotgun sequence, the genomic stretch cctattggtccaccgGACACAAAAACTTTCAAcagcggacatattgtgaaccgTGGCAGCCAAGTAGAGCTGCAACAGGTATCTTGTTCGGAGGTAAGGATATccaaaagcagggggtccctacagctgaaatgaatggggttcagctccggacaccccctgcttcaatacaatataaaacatttaCAAGAAAAATCCACCGGATCGGATTGCCATTTTAAGACACAGACGGATAACAGACAGTCGGGAGACCCGTTCCTGACATTTTGTGTATCCTCTGTGAACGTACACAAGCATCACACAAATAATTCATTCTTAACAGGTCTGTAATGCGAACATACTCTATCTTTAGATAAGAGCTCCAACGCCGTGCTGTCGGCATTAACATTGGCCTATTTGGCACACACACGTCTCCTCTGGTTTTTGTCTGGTTAGTCTGACTATGGTGTACTAAGGGAGGGTGGACTCAGGCTCCCACCCTGACACATAGGGAAATAAGAGGGGCTATACAGATGTTATTGCCTTGCTTCTGATGTCTCTCTAGGCATGACTTTCAAATAACATATCACCCCCTATATTTGTAACAAATGTAAGATTTGCCGAATATGGTCACCATATATTAACTATAATAAATATCTATGCTGGTCCATCAAGGTTGTTGACATATTGGGCAAGATAGGTAAAGGTGAGACATTTTTAATCCTTTGGAGTGGTACTCCAGGGGCAGTAAATCATGGACTTCATTAGCTCGTTTTGTAGGGGAGTTTGTGTTCTACGCTCCTGTGCAGCGTAGGACGTGATATGGCACACAGAGAGACCTCTTCCATTTCCATAATCAGTCACTCCATGAGTATGTGTTCGCAACATGCTTGAAGGGCCGTGCCCCTACGGCCCTCAACAGGctagtatgtattgtatgtatatctttatttatatagcgcacacAGTACTTTggggctttaaaaaaataataatacagtacagagaattatagtacaataagtacaCCATAGAAAATCAGATAATAGGAGAGGAAATCCCtgcctgagagcttacaatccaagtggtgtgttgggagatttacagagacagaaggtgagggaataagtgcagtaggtggcagtgatTGGCCACAatagttggtaggagtgactgtgggtgtgggacagtaattATGAGTctaggccagcggtgcgcaaactccccgtgcctgcgccccccctacttGCTCCCTCCTCGGTCGCACCCCCATCGCGTCCAATgatgcatcaaatgacactgcggggtcatgtgacgtcacgtctccatggcaacgggcgtcatttgaagccgcgTTGTCATAGAGCCGCATGACCAGAGCCTGGTaattaagtttacagaggcctcgcgctctcagcgcggggcctttgtaaaCGCCGGGCCCCCCCCAGAAAAAGTTTTgggccccctagtttgcgcaccgctggtctaggctATTGAAATTCTTTATTTAAAAGGTATAACTTTAAGCTTGGGGAAGAGggtgcttggcatatactgaCTGAGgcagttccacaggtaaggggcagggaGAGAAAAGGGTTTAACGAGAgaaagcagtagaggtgaaatggGTGGAAAGGAGGCAGAGAGTGTTTTGGGCAAAAgttaaattattctagcagcagaattttggatggattgcaaaggagaaagttgtaaggcagcgatgcctgttagcagtatgttacaataatccagacgagagaggataagggcatgcattagagttttagcagtagattgacagagcaAATggtggatcttggcaatattacgggGGAAGAAGCGACACATTTTAGCCATGGCGTGAATGGAAAGGGAGGAATCAAATATCACTCCTAGGCCATGTGCATTTGGTGACATGATAGATGGTAGTACCATTGTCTGTAATGAAAAAAGGGGGTATAAAGCCAGGTTTAGGGGGAAATCtgagagctcagttttagacttATTAAATTTAAGGTGGCAGACCACCATCCGCGAGGATATAGCATGGAGGCAAATTAGAGagttgggactggattgcaggagtgagggtaggggtgatatacagtatctgcgtatcatctgcatagaaatgacatctaaggccaaaagagttggagaaaaggagaggtcccagaacaaaGCCCCGAGGCACACCAACAGACAGATAAAACCCTTTACTCATATAgtacatgttatgtaatgataATAATGAAAGCATACACATAAAATAACCATTGTACTTATGATTTATTTAATGATTGCGATcagacatatagatatatatattttttacagtgGCACTCTTGAACGAATGCTTAAAATCTACAAGCTGGTCTTGCTACCATTGAATGCAAGTATTTAGCATACACAGTATGCCACATTCTGTTCATAGCACAAAAGAGTACTATTTTACCATTTAGCTGCTTTGCAGAACCCTCCTGAACAATAGAAGTTAAACGAGCAGTCTTTAAGAGTTTCATAGAATTTCCCACTCATCCGTAGGGATGTACAGAATAACATGTCAAAACATTACACTTTACATTTCAGATATAAGGAACAACCATGTGAATTACAATTCCATAGGAACATATTCATTTTCTAAAAAGATACAATTTAAAATGTGCTAATTAATAATCCTTACAAGAGCACATCATATTTTGGACTTCACTGGTGAAGTCTCTGACATCCATAAAGACTTTCTGACATCAGAGCATCACTGATGATTCGTTGTGTATTTGAAATGAAGAATTAAGCGGTAGATACATGAAAGTGCAATATCGCAATAAATAGGAAGATGGATAGATTTCTAGTTGCTTATTTCATTACGTCGACCAGTCCTTTTCATGTTCGTTTTGCATTCATTTCAATTGCTGGTGAGAGTATGTTATATAAAATAGCTTACATCCACTGTTTTCATTAATAATGCTTGACAAGGAaaagtttttttaaaaatagcAATTTCCTGTAGACATTGGATCCTTCCTTATCCATGCTTCTTCTACAAAATCCATAATTACTGGCAGTCATACTCCACATTAGGAGGTCCACGGACAATGTTAAAATAGCCAGCAAGAGCTCCAAGGTCAACAGACAGGGACCTCTGCCTCTTCAGCATCTCAGAATCATCACTTAAGTATAACGAGGAGTCTGAAAAAGAAAAAGATTAGGCGTTAAACGATGAAAATCTGTGAAAAGTTCCCTAAAGAAAAGAAAAGGCCTGCACCAGAAAGACCTCAAGTATATCTTATTCCCATTCTTATACATCAAACCTATTACTCAATAATGTAGGAGTTCAAATAGGGAAGAAAGTTAAACTGTGACATTTATGAGAGCAATCACACTTCTGATCATAAGATACATTTGGTCATATGTGGGGTTGGGTACACACAACTTGTTAACATTGATGAGTAGAGTTTAATGTAATTATAAACTGTTGTATTGAGTTAATCAATTATGATCCTAGGTTGCACCAAAAAACGCACTGCTTTAATTATTAATTGCTGTAAAAAGGTCTGCAATGAATTTGTGCTTTAGGTATTTGTAACCTCACTTCCAAGAGACACCCTTCCCCTATTTTCTTGCTAGCTAAACAAGAAGTGTGAGTAGGTGACAACTCCTAATGGATAATGGATGGAGAGAAGCTAGTCTTGTATGAGCTTATTGAGTGCTgcaaaaagctaaaaaaaaaaggaagggggggacagaAATGGACATGAGAAAGACAGGGCAGTTGAGAAGCCAGAGGGTGTCGTGAGAAGGGTGTGTCGAACATGTCAGAGGGTACATAAAGGAGCAGGAAAGACAGGTGGGAGACAGGGAAATCTTGAGATAGAAAGTGGGCTCTTTAGTtggaaagagagcagagagaaaataAGGGAGACATAGGAAACATAAGGACGGCAGGATGGCACATAACAGGGCTGGGGAATAAGAGGCTGGCAGGGGATAAAATAGAGGGGCTAGGAAATACCTGATGGTAACAGGAGACATGTGATGGGAAGAGGAAGTTACTTAAAAGGGATAGGGTGACAGAATGTACATATTTTAGATGAGGGCATATAGGACGGCCTGGAACAAATAGGAGAAGTGGGTGCTGGTTAGATTAGCTTCCTCCACATTTTTCTACAAAAAATGGCACTGAATGAGTGCAGAAGTTTCCATCTTCTGTTATTAGAACAGAATAATGGAATATCCTGGATATGAAGTATATTAATGCTGTATATGAACCATGGAAAGAGTGGTTTTCATTGGTAATCAGGTCTGCAGGAAATCAGAATTGATTCTGCTTCTACATTGCAAAATTTTCCACAAAAAAAGTTAAGAACTGTTGTTAAGAGAACCCCAATTCATAAACCCATTTTTACCCAATACAATAGGTTTCCACATCACCACTGTTACAGAACACATGCAATCGTGAAAATATAAGCAGGACACATAAAAAGGCATTTGTACCTGTAATGTTTTCTGGTAGCTCCAACTCTTTCTTAAGTAATCGTTTCCTTTCAAAGAGGGCAGAGTCCAAACTCTGACACCGTGGCTGATCCTCTGGAGGGGGATGCAAGGCTTCATGTTTTAGTAATTCTGCAGCAGGAAGCCGTTGATTCGGGTTCCTTTCCAGTAATGCAACAAGAAACTGTCTCATGGCAGGGCTGCAATCTTCTGCAATGTCTTCTAACGGTGGGGCTTGCTTGTGTATCTGTAATAGATAATAACGtgcatttttttaataacatgacAAGACACCATTTCGCATAGATTTTATAGAAAGCATGTACAACTACTCTAGAGAATAAGGAACAGTTAGTTACATTTGATAATTACAAGTTATTTTAATCTCCCAAAACAGGTAGAGTAATCATAGGAGTCAGGAGTAGCGAACATTGAACAGAGAGAAATGGAAATTTCAAGACTAAAAGCACTTGGAATAAAAGCACTGGTTGAAGTGTGTTGTTACTGCAGGGAATAGAGTACAACTACTTTTTAATTTGCAACCCAAGTACAGCTACTTTTTTTTATTGACATAATAAGAGTCCCATATGTTACattatttaaagaaacattgaTTTGTTTTAGGAAGCCTCCCTCTCTTTCTGCTTTCTCGGCATGATTATTGTACAAACCTTTGTCAACTACTGTCAGCATAGCCTTTTCCcagtattaaatacatttggcgtTATTGAAGGTTGGCACCGTACCACTACTTTAAAGTCACTTCGAACCACTGAATAAGACGTGGGATAGAGTGACTTGGGTCAGAAGAGAACTGGACCCATGAAACATAACATAAGTTAAGAATTACATAATGgttatctcacacacagtgtctATAATAACATTATAAATTCATACTTCTAGTCAAATTGTCATAGCTGGTTTGGCCCAAAATATTTGTAAACCTTTTCACTTTCACACTTTAATGATCCAATGCCAGCCAGTGTCACATTTGAACCAAACGCATCGTATATAACTTATACAGAAATAAATAATTCTAGTCCTAAGCACTGCCATTGCAGCAGGACTTAATGACTCCATATCCACTCCAAGAATCTGGCATTTTCTCCTGTCCAAGTGACGACAAAAACACCACAAGAATGAAATAAGCAGAATGAAAGCTTCATCTGATTCTACATCGCGTGGTTCTATGTGAGGCAGCATGGCTTTTCAGAGGGAATTTCTCTGACTTACAAAGGTACTATGGAGATGAGAAAGAGTTTGGGGAATGTGGATGGATTCCCTCCCAAAAGATACGAGAAACCATGTTTAAGAATAGAGATGACACCTTTAACATTTGTTTTGGCATGTCTCAGACCGTTAATAGGGAATATGAAGAAGCTGCCTGTGCTGATGCAGAAAGAAGTGCAGCTATCCTCATTTTACTCAGTTATAGTTTCAAAGTGGAAAATATTAAATCAATGCACAAATACTTTTGTTCTCTTcattaaccccccctgccccccctccccacctcccaaaCCTTAAAACCTTTTATTTCCTGTAGTGTGGTAAACGGCTTCATGACTGTTGTGTATTTCTAAATAATTATTGTCTTGTAAAAGTGATACAATATTGGGTTTTAAACATTATTTGAGATTGTGAAAACCTACTATGTAGAGGTATGAAGGATATGCGGAACGTGGGTATCGCTTCACCCAAGGAGGATTCCCAGTCTGCATGTGAATAATGGTTGCTCCCATGCTGTATATATCAGCTTTAGTTGAGTGACCTCTGCAGAGAACCACTTCTGGACTCATGTATATCTGTAaccaaacaatatatataaaaaagaagttAGCATTTGTTTTTTTAGAGGTGTCTTGGAATCATGGTACAGTATAACACATGCAAGTATGTAAGGTTCGGTACCAGTAGTTATAGTTTGAATATGGAgaatattttggaaaatattttataGGATtgtgtataaaaacaaaaaagcacaTTAACACGATCGTATTTGTAGTTCTGTTTTTTTTCGCTCCATAAACCAACGATGTACTATTACAAGAAATGTATCCTGGTCAGGTACGTGGAAATGGTTAGGACTTACTTATTAAAGGCTTGTGACTGCATATCTGGTGCAGATTTTTGCATCAGTTGTGCCATAGTCTGGACTCCATGAGACTTTAATAAATGATCCGTTAGAATAGTTTAACAGATGGTGTATAGCCTCATGTCAAACATTGCAGGCAAGTTATACATACCAGACAATGAACACATTTgtgtagtacagtatatgtatatttaacaCATAATGTTGATATTTTGCTCTTTAATCCTTTTTAAACATACCATTAGGCCACATAAATTAACCTAACCCCAATTGTCATGTAACTTCTGCATTTATAGACTACAGACTCACTACTGATCCCTAATGCTTGCATTCATTGTGTGCATGTATGTTAATACAGTCACATGGTGTGTTGTTTATATCAACAAaaagcaacccccccttccccccccccgcaagtctaTTTATTTAGTATGTTCATAGAATCAGAAACAGGTGCTTCCCTGGATCTGAACAGCGCCATGTGTAGGTTCTGGTGTTTCTGGTGCATTTTGGAAAATCGATGACTGACAATCAGGCCTCGACCCTttggccaataggaaactgcgaTGTCAACAGAGCATGAAATAGCAGCTCCCTATTGGATGAACCCGGACAGCCATCTTTGTTATGACTTTAAATTTACTGGCATATAAAAAGGCAAATATTTCAGGAGATCTTGGGGATGTCATGAGCTAGAAATAGCAAGGTTCAATTACAAATACCCCCTTCAGTAccaattctgtaaaaaaaaaaaatacaaattccaAAAGTgtggagattgctgctttaaatgactaTGTTGGCCTTTATTAATTTAGATTTCTTCCGGACAATAACgtgtaaaatataataaatgtGCAGCTGAAAGGTTTACAACAATCAGGTTCATAATGATTTACATAGGACTGTTCTCTCCTGTGTCTGGTGTGTCAACTTTCTGTGATGAGAAATCGTTGAGGGTTAAACTGCTATTGCTGCCGAACATACTCTCCCCTGTGTAATAGGGTTCAGAACCCTACATGAATATAGCACTGTGATTGCTAATATTTGTGGATACCAACAGGAACAAAGTAACAAAGAAACAATGTATATTATATTACCTCTGTTCCCCTCAGGTCCTTGGGATAGTACACATCTCCAGTCATCTGAATACTTAGTCCAAAGTCCACTAGAACAGCTTTTGTTGACATGAACACAATGTTGCTGGCTAAAATGAGAGATGCTAATTAATTCAAATTGCAAGATCACTTTTGCTATTTTATTtcaccttatttgcattaaaaaaagGTGTAGAACAGACTGGACACATCTGATAATCCACACCCTTCTCTCAGGTGTTTGTTTAGAACACGTGTGCTGGGTATATGTTCTAGGTACGCTTCTGTGATGCCTCATTAGAACATATTTACATCATTGTAAATTAAATTGTAAGCAAGAATTTAAATGAATTGTTTTACCATTAGCTTTAACAAAGTTATTGTTAATGGATGTAACATGTTTGCTTGCCTTTCCAGTGCTGCAACATCATTTTACAGAATGCCTTGCGGTTGCAGGTCCTTTTgacataatatttaaaaaaaacaatattcctAGCTGCGGAATTAAAATATGGGtcttaaaaaatacaatttctgGAAGAAGAAGAAAGGAACACAGACTTACGTTTTATATCATGGTGGATCACATTTTTTGAGTGAAGAAAATCAAGTCCCTTGAGAATATGTTTGATCACCCAGATAATTTCAAACTCCCTCAGAGGTCCACAGCTCTCCAGCTTTTCCATGACTGACCCTCCTTCTCCAGCCTCCATAAACAGGTGGACGGTGTTGTCGCACAATACAGCCCCGTATAGTTCAGCAATATTGTCATGACGAAAGTGGACTTGAATCTCCACATCTGCTGGTTTGAACTGTTCCACTGGGATCTATGGTCGGGAGAATGACATGTGGATCAACATAATTTTAGAGTATGGCAATTAGACCATATGAGCATTATTTACACCGAGTTCTTGCTGCTACGTGGATAAGCCCTAATTCTTACTGTGTCAAATGACAACAAAATTGATATTTCTTATAGTCACTTACtacctcctactgacactccccataaTGAGAAGCTGATTCGTATGGTATAAAGTAGGTGCAAAGTGCCCCAATACAATAAAATTAGAAAACGTGATGACAATGCATCTATCGGCTTCCATTAAATGCTTTGATATATGGTCCCTCCCACATGCTTTCTATGAGATTTTTAATGAAGTACATTTGTATTCCCCAATTATGCAGCAGGCAGACTTTCATACCCGTGTGCTAATACAATTACTAAACAATTATAAAGTATTACACTTCTCTTAATCAGATTGAATGCAGTACTGGTACTATGGGGGGCATGGGCAGAAAAGGCCACGAAAGTGGTGCAATAAAACCATCCATTTAATTAAAGAagaaaatgttttcagggggAGTAATCTGCTCCAGGGAAATCTTCATACATTTCTTCCCGTGTGTCTGGCCAACATAAAACTTTGGAGTCAGAGCTGCCTCAGACatgcccacaagtggtatttctaTTTGCCAAGTTATACCATGGAATGCAGACAGCGGTCAGTGCCACTGGCTTTCACCTCTCAGAAACAATCAACAACATTTTTTATGTGAAGACTGCGTATCAATTATGGGGCCATATTGTTGCAAGAGAACGCTTTATAAAGCATTAGATTTGTTCTTGCCTTTTCCAGtgacgtttttgtttttttcaaa encodes the following:
- the MAP3K8 gene encoding mitogen-activated protein kinase kinase kinase 8, with product MPASFLCLASFTATYFFRDMPGHSAQYKGTASKNNTIMEYMSINSDQKKDTELLFSYLNVSDVISIMENIYRDGEAGAGGERTVTRHEAYEDEERSDSLFLSGQESSLLSSVKYGATKDLLSFANQVSNTTKHLHKCLQQECGIILNRMLTIKSGRYQIDTDVLLFPWKMTYKDIGSEFIPRGAYGKVHLAQDLETKKRMACKLIPVEQFKPADVEIQVHFRHDNIAELYGAVLCDNTVHLFMEAGEGGSVMEKLESCGPLREFEIIWVIKHILKGLDFLHSKNVIHHDIKPSNIVFMSTKAVLVDFGLSIQMTGDVYYPKDLRGTEIYMSPEVVLCRGHSTKADIYSMGATIIHMQTGNPPWVKRYPRSAYPSYLYIIHKQAPPLEDIAEDCSPAMRQFLVALLERNPNQRLPAAELLKHEALHPPPEDQPRCQSLDSALFERKRLLKKELELPENITDSSLYLSDDSEMLKRQRSLSVDLGALAGYFNIVRGPPNVEYDCQ